GTTTCTTTGGGATCTCGTACCGCCAGAACTACGATGTCGCAGTTGATACCGTTACTGATAAAAGTCTTCTGACCGTTCACGATCACGTGATCGCCGTCTTCGACAGCCGTGGTCCTTATGGAAGCCAGATCGCTGCCGGTGTTGGGTTCGGTCATGGCTATTGCAGAAACCGCATCACCGGAAACACAGGGAGGCAGATATTGTCTCTTCAGTTCCTCGGAGCCGAATGACAATATGTAAGGAACAACAACGTCACTGTGCAACGGCGCAGCCAGACCGGTGTGCCCGGTACGAACCAGTTCTTCCGAGAGGATGACGCTGTACAGGAAGTCAGCGCCGAAACCTCCGTATTCTTCCGGCACGTTCATACAGAGGAAGCCCTGATCCCCCATTTTCTTCCAGACGCTTTTCGGCACGATTCCGGCTTCTTCCCATTGGTCAACGTAGGGAACAACTTCTTTTTCCAGGAATTTGCGGAGAGATTGCCGGAAAATGTTGTGTTCTTCAGTGTACTTGATTATCTCCATGAGGCCCTCTTGATGAGAATCGCGTTTCGAAGCAGAGACGTATGACGCAGTGAATGAAATGAACCACATCGTTTGCGAACCGGCAATTGATCCGATCGATACGGATTCGCATTCAAGGCATTTATAGCAGATGACATAATTTCTGACCTTTTGAACACATTGTGCCTTAAATGAACGGTAGGGGCCGGCGTCCCTGCCGGCCCGAACTGGTTGATTTGTATTTGAAAAATGTGCCGGCACGGAGGCACGGCACCTACCAATTGCCGAGAAGTGCTTTTCGCAATTGGGCACTGTTTTATGCACTTGCTCTAATATCCGGGAACTTTTGTTACAAACGGATTGTGCCCGTAGCTCAGCTAATTTCCTAGCTTTGCCAACATTCTCACCCACATTAGCGCTAATTGCTGAGAAAAAGAAACAATCCATTTACAGGAAAGGTTCCCGGATATTAACGCCTTGAATGCGAATCCGTCTAATACTTCCCAATAATTCCAATGCTACAGACGTTCATGAAAGGAACGCCGCCCAGATTGTGGGTGAGCCCGTACCTGGGGTTCGGAATTTGCCGTGCTCCGGCCCTGCCGTGAAGCTGGAGATACATTTCGTAGAGCATTCGCAATCCCGATGCTCCGATGGGATGACCGAAGCACTTCAGGCCTCCATCTACCTGACAGGGAACTCCCTTGCCTTCTCTGTCATAAAAGCCGTCAAGAGAGTCGTATACCGCACGCCCGCGCTCGGAGATATGGAGGTCCTCGTACGTGACCAATTCAGTGATGGAAAAGCAGTCGTGCACCTCCATCATGCTGATTTCTTTGCGGGGGGCTTTTATCCCGGCTTCTTCATAAGCCCGAATGCTGGCCTGAGACGTGGTAATGAAGTGGTCTCCATCCCAGTTGTTATAGCCCATTTCCTCGCCGCTGCTGAGGGCAAGCTGAAGCGCCTTCACGGTCACAAAATCTTTCTTGCCCATTTCCTTTGCTTTTTCCACGGTGGTCACAATGGCGCAGGCTGCTCCGTCACTGACGCCACAACAATCGAAAAGCCCCAGAGGATGCGCAATGATCGGAGCAGACAGGACTTGATCGAGCGTCACCGGTTTTCGAAGATGCGCTTTGGGATTGAGTGCTCCGTTTGCATGACTCTTCACGGAAACATGCCCGATTGCTCTTTTCAAGTCCTGTTCGGGGATCTTGTATTTTGCCGCGTACGCAGTGGCGAGTTGCGCGAAAGCCCCGGGAGCTGTCACGTTCGGCCACCACAGCCAGCTCAGGGAACCCCAGTTGGAGCCCGGATTCGGGAGTCCTCCGTAACCGGTATCTTTGAGTTTCTCCACTCCCATTGCCAGGCACATGTCATACGCACCGGAAGCGACCGCGTACACTGCACCGCGAAATGATTCTGTGCCGCTCGCACAAAAATTCTCGACCCGAGTCACGGGGATAAGGGGAAGTCGAAGGGTCACGGACAGCGGTAAGCCGCTTTTACCCACATTCACTTCTTCGAGGCACGTTCCAAGCCATGCAGCCTGTATGTCCTTGGGCTCGACTCCTGCATCTCCAAGGCATTCGGTGAATGCTTCCACCATGAGCTCTTCGGCTCCCACATCCCAGCGTTCGCCGAATCGGGTGCAACCCATGCCTATAATCGCAACTTTGTCTTTGATTCCTGTTGCCATGTTGGTCCCCTTAGAACTTGAACAGCTTCTCAATGAGCTGCG
The sequence above is a segment of the Desulfomonile tiedjei DSM 6799 genome. Coding sequences within it:
- a CDS encoding acetyl-CoA acetyltransferase; translation: MATGIKDKVAIIGMGCTRFGERWDVGAEELMVEAFTECLGDAGVEPKDIQAAWLGTCLEEVNVGKSGLPLSVTLRLPLIPVTRVENFCASGTESFRGAVYAVASGAYDMCLAMGVEKLKDTGYGGLPNPGSNWGSLSWLWWPNVTAPGAFAQLATAYAAKYKIPEQDLKRAIGHVSVKSHANGALNPKAHLRKPVTLDQVLSAPIIAHPLGLFDCCGVSDGAACAIVTTVEKAKEMGKKDFVTVKALQLALSSGEEMGYNNWDGDHFITTSQASIRAYEEAGIKAPRKEISMMEVHDCFSITELVTYEDLHISERGRAVYDSLDGFYDREGKGVPCQVDGGLKCFGHPIGASGLRMLYEMYLQLHGRAGARQIPNPRYGLTHNLGGVPFMNVCSIGIIGKY